In one Solanum dulcamara chromosome 1, daSolDulc1.2, whole genome shotgun sequence genomic region, the following are encoded:
- the LOC129883596 gene encoding uncharacterized protein LOC129883596 yields MALSIPCYASLGTKLQDPLNYSNYNGVEKVKSIIKKTVIPSVSSSHVESLQKGNWVKLICGASFEDLVDIRNLSLVYTLAGVDCIDCAAEASVVNAVNEGIEAARALVPIRRPWVMISVNDDEDLHFRKAEFDPDDCPWDCMRPCEKVCPANAILQKGGVLAERCYGCGRCLPVCPYDKIRAITYVRDVTATAELLERDDVDAIEIHTSGREPSVFKELWTGLGNSTANLKLVAVSFPDLRDSTISAMKAMYSIMEASIQCVNLWQLDGRPMSGDIGRGATRDAIAFARKLASAGDKPKGFLQLAGGTNGHTVEGLKTERLFQTTTIHEASRYETIPSTLHSPNALIAGVAFGGYARKIVGRVLSSVQSHHGLACVEDFPEQLLQAIIESLALVGTVKCYNIQKQST; encoded by the exons ATGGCTTTAAGCATTCCTTGCTATGCTTCACTTGGCACCAAATTGCAAG ATCCACTTAATTACAGCAACTACAATGGGGTTGAAAAAGTGAAAAGCATCATAAAGAAGACAGTAATTCCTTCTGTTAGTAGTTCCCATGTTGAATCTCTTCAGAAGGGAAATTGGGTCAAGCTCATTTGTGGTGCTAGTTTTGAG GATTTGGTTGATATCAGGAACCTTTCTCTGGTTTATACACTTGCCGGAG TTGATTGCATTGACTGCGCTGCTGAGGCTTCAGTGGTGAATGCTGTAAATGAAGGGATAGAAGCAGCCAGAGCCCTTGTGCCCATACGCAGGCCTTGGGTAATGATCAGTGTTAATGATGATGAAGATCTTCATTTCCGTAAAGCTG AATTTGATCCGGATGATTGCCCTTGGGATTGCATGAGACCTTGTGAGAAAGTGTGTCCTGCTAATGCAATATTGCAAAAG GGCGGGGTTTTGGCTGAGCGCTGTTATGGTTGTGGTCGCTGCCTTCCGGTTTGTCCGTACGACAAAATAA GAGCTATTACGTATGTGAGAGATGTTACAGCTACAGCTGAACTTCTTGAAAGGGATGATGTTGATGCCATAGAAATTCATACCAGTGGAAG GGAACCTTCAGTTTTTAAAGAACTCTGGACTGGGCTGGGGAATTCAACTGCAAATCTGAAGCTCGTGGCA GTTAGCTTTCCAGACTTGAGAGATTCAACCATATCTGCAATGAAAGCTATGTACTCCATAATGGAAGCCAGCATACAATGCGTCAACTTATGGCAG TTGGATGGTCGACCAATGAGTGGAGATATTGGGCGAGGTGCCACAAGGGATGCAATTGCTTTTGCACGAAAATTGGCCTCTGCTGGCGACAAGCCTAAAG GCTTCCTTCAACTGGCGGGTGGTACCAATGGTCACACAGTGGAGGGGTTGAAAACAGAGAGATTATTCCAAACAACGACCATACACG AGGCTTCAAGATATGAGACAATTCCGAGCACCTTACATTCACCAAATGCTTTGATTGCTGGTGTGGCCTTTGGCGGCTATGCACGAAAG ATTGTCGGTAGAGTTTTGAGTTCTGTGCAAAGTCATCACGGACTTGCTTGTGTTGAAGATTTCCCCGAGCAACTTCTGCAGGCCATTATTGAATCACTAGCTCTGGTTGGAACTGTTAAATGTTACAACATCCAGAAGCAGAGCACTTAG